A single genomic interval of Anopheles marshallii chromosome 2, idAnoMarsDA_429_01, whole genome shotgun sequence harbors:
- the LOC128708035 gene encoding leucine-rich melanocyte differentiation-associated protein-like — protein MLLTQLEIAVGNPTLKRKYSGDYGALKKKMEAINWNKIMYIAQEEKLLYFDQKTYRLPEAIVTMYADRVQHLDLSHNKLSSFDALERFPFLVELVLDNNFLTDEIIFPAQLNNVKLLSLNNNKFKNLDLLLTKLSLCFPELEYLSLLGNPACPCHLLNLKYTEYDYQKYRLYIIRHLPKLRILDGQRVKKMERDFVRCQLENYGETLDHDPNAVSGTAKQQQTIRKSNTLKHLYTTVSSGLGLRRKTMPVYSPLPETLREVGDHRGAYGRCRYRYVGAQSEGNRFILNNDL, from the exons ATGTTACTAACGCAGCTGGAGATTGCAGTCGGAAATCCAACGCTCAAGCGGAAGTATAGTGGGGACTACGGTgcgctgaagaaaaaaatggaagccaTCAACTGGAACAAAATCATGTACATCGCACAAGAGGAAAAG CTTCTATACTTCGATCAAAAAACGTACCGACTACCGGAAGCGATCGTGACGATGTACGCCGACCGGGTACAGCATCTCGACCTTAGCCACAACAAACTGTCGTCCTTCGATGCGCTGGAACGGTTCCCATTCCTGGTGGAGCTCGTACTGGACAACAACTTCCTAACGGATGAGATTATCTTCCCCGCGCAGCTGAACAATGTGAAGCTGCTCTCgttgaacaacaacaag tTTAAAAATTTGGATCTACTGCTCACGAAGCTTTCGCTCTGCTTTCCGGAGCTGGAATATCTGAGCCTGCTGGGTAATCCCGCCTGTCCGTGCCATCTGCTGAACCTGAAGTATACGGAATACGACTATCAGAAATATAG ACTGTACATCATCCGACACCTTCCGAAACTTCGCATTCTGGACGGCCAGAGGGTAAAGAAGATGGAACGAGATTTCGTACGCTGCCAGTTGGAGAACTACGGTGAAACGCTAGACCACGATCCGAATGCCGTTTCCGGGAcggcaaagcagcagcaaacgatcCGGAAGAGCAACACGCTGAAGCATCTGTACACGACCGTCAGCAGTGGGTTGGGACTGCGCCGGAAAACGATGCCCGTGTACAGCCCGCTGCCGGAAACGTTGCGCGAGGTCGGTGATCATCGGGGCGCGTACGGGCGATGCCGTTACCGGTACGTTGGCGCACAGTCCGAGGGTAACCGGTTCATACTCAACAATGACTTATGA
- the LOC128707868 gene encoding phosphoglycerate mutase 2-like, producing the protein MAGKYRIVMVRHGESEWNQKNLFCGWFDANLSDKGKEEALAAGKAVKEAGLKFDIAHTSLLTRAQVTLDSILKESGQTAIPIQKTWRLNERHYGGLTGLNKSETAAKYGEDQVLIWRRSFDVPPPNMEPDHAYYNAIVKDERYKDDPKPNEFPMAESLKLTIARTLPYWNDIIIPQLKEGKNIIIAAHGNSLRGIVKHLDQMTDEAIMGLNLPTGIPFVYELDENLKPVVSMKFLGDEETVRKAIESVANQGKAK; encoded by the exons ATGGCCGGAAAGTACCGCATCGTGATGGTTCGCCACGGTGAATCGGAGTGGAACCAGAAGAATCTCTTCTGCGGCTGGTTCGATGCGAACCTAAGCGACAAGG GCAAGGAGGAAGCATTGGCCGCCGGCAAGGCTGTGAAGGAGGCCGGCCTTAAGTTCGACATTGCACACACGTCGCTGCTAACCCGTGCCCAGGTTACGCTCGATTCGATCCTGAAGGAATCGGGCCAAACGGCCATCCCGATCCAGAAGACCTGGCGCTTAAACGAGCGTCACTACGGTGGACTGACCGGACTGAACAAGTCCGAAACGGCGGCCAAGTACGGTGAGGATCAGGTACTGATATGGCGCCGTAGTTTCGATGTACCGCCGCCAAACATGGAACCGGACCATGCCTACTACAATGCGATCGTGAAGGACGAACGGTACAAGGATGACCCGAAGCCAAACGAATTCCCGATGGCCGAATCGCTAAAGCTGACCATAGCCCGTACGCTGCCGTACTGGAACGACATAATCATTCCGCAGCTGAAGGAGGGCAAGAACATCATCATTGCGGCGCACGGTAACAGCCTGCGCGGTATCGTCAAGCACTTGGACCAGATGACCGACGAGGCGATCATGGGCCTGAACCTTCCGACCGGTATCCCGTTCGTGTACGAGCTGGACGAAAACCTGAAGCCGGTCGTGTCGATGAAGTTCCTGGGCGATGAGGAGACGGTACGCAAAGCGATCGAATCCGTCGCCAACCAGGGCAAGGCGAAGTAA
- the LOC128707314 gene encoding replication protein A 70 kDa DNA-binding subunit: MSSHGLTVGFLAEIMQGNELPNPVVQILGSKRIAGSGEQSERFRLLISDGKSLYSFAMLATQLNDLQKQDKLPQYTIIRIDRYTTSVVNRNEKGEKRVLIIVELTVLKEGSLVGEKIGDPQPITDTPTQPTNSGSSMSASRPADTIGSGGSISNGSTYGSANRSMSASTAPTAAIGDSLTHPISSLSPYQNKWVIKARVTSKSGIRTWSNAKGEGKLFSMDVMDESGEIRITAFKEQCDRYFEMIEVDKVYFISKCQLKPANKQYSSLKNDYEMTMTNDTIVQECKDVDSTMPEIQYNFVPISQIGNMETNAMVDVVGICKEVGDVVQFTAKTSGRELRKREVTLVDASNASVQLTLWGDDAQSFPTSTNPVVMLRGARVSEFGGGKSLGLIGGSVMKLNPDMEQAHKVRGWFENGGRDMSVSSVSARTGGGAAGMSTEWLSFQEAKDRNLGAGDKPDYFQVKAMIHTIKSANAVYKACPQAECNKKVIDQENGQYRCEKCNAEFPNFKYRLLVNMLIGDWTSNRWITVFTELAEELLGKSSQEIGSSLEYQKEEAEKLFSSISFKSFVFKLRTKVEYFGEQPRNKTTAVSAAPVNHKEYNALLIKSIQELTGVGKN, translated from the exons ATGAGTTCCCACGGACTGACCGTAGGATTCCTTGCG GAAATAATGCAGGGTAACGAGCTACCTAATCCGGTGGTGCAGATCCTTGGCTCAAAGCGTATTGCCGGCAGCGGGGAACAATCCGAACGCTTCCGGTTGCTCATATCGGACGGGAAGTCTCTGTACAGCTTCGCCATGCTTGCCACGCAGCTGAATGATCTGCAAAAGCAGGACAAACTGCCGCAGTACACCATTATCCGGATCGATCGCTACACCACCTCGGTCGTTAATCGGAACGAGAAGGGTGAAAAGCGGGTGTTGATCATCGTGGAGTTGACTGTCCTGAAGGAGGGCAGTTTGGTGGGTGAAAAGATTGGTGATCCGCAACCAATCACGGACACTCCGACCCAGCCGACCAACAGTGGTTCGTCCATGTCGGCGTCCCGTCCGGCGGATACAATCGGCAGCGGCGGTAGCATTAGTAACGGGTCGACGTATGGCAGCGCGAACCGTTCGATGTCCGCGAGCACAGCACCGACCGCCGCGATCGGAGACTCGCTTACACATCCCATTTCGTCGCTAAGCCCGTACCAAAACAAGTGGGTCATAAAAGCACGCGTAACATCCAAGTCCGGCATCCGCACGTGGAGCAATGCGAAGGGCGAGGGAAAGCTGTTCAGCATGGACGTGATGGACGAGTCGGGTGAGATACGGATCACCGCGTTCAAGGAACAGTGCGACCGATACTTTGAGATGATCGAAGTCGACAAGGTGTACTTCATCTCCAAGTGTCAGCTGAAGCCGGCCAACAAGCAGTACTCGAGCTTGAAGAACGACTACgagatgacgatgacgaacgACACGATCGTGCAGGAGTGCAAGGATGTGGACAGTACGATGCCGGAGATACAGTACAACTTTGTGCCGATATCCCAGATCGGCAACATGGAAACGAACGCGATGGTGGACGTGGTCGGCATATGCAAAGAGGTGGGCGATGTGGTACAGTTCACCGCGAAAACATCCGGCCGGGAGCTGCGAAAGCGCGAGGTAACGCTGGTAGATGCGAGCAACGCCTCCGTCCAGCTAACGCTGTGGGGTGATGATGCGCAAAGTTTTCCCACCAGCACGAACCCGGTCGTAATGCTGAGGGGGGCTCGGGTGTCGGAATTCGGCGGTGGCAAATCGCTCGGACTGATCGGTGGCAGCGTGATGAAGCTTAACCCGGACATGGAGCAGGCGCATAAGGTGCGCGGATGGTTCGAAAACGGCGGTCGCGATATGTCGGTCAGCAGTGTGTCGGCACGTACGGGCGGTGGTGCGGCTGGTATGAGCACCGAGTGGCTATCGTTCCAGGAGGCAAAGGACCGGAACCTTGGTGCCGGCGATAAGCCCGATTACTTCCAGGTGAAGGCAATGATACACACGATCAAATCGGCCAACGCCGTGTACAAGGCATGCCCGCAGGCGGAATGCAACAAGAAGGTGATCGACCAGGAGAATGGACAGTACCGGTGTGAGAAGTGTAATGCCGAGTTCCCGAACTTCAAGTACCGTCTGTTGGTGAAC ATGCTCATCGGTGACTGGACGTCGAATCGGTGGATAACGGTGTTTACGGAGCTGGCCGAGGAGTTGCTGGGTAAATCGTCGCAGGAGATCGGCAGTAGCCTCGAGTACCAGAAGGAGGAAGCGGAAAAGCTGTTCTCGTCGATCAGCTTCAAATCGTTCGTATTCAAGTTGCGCACGAAGGTGGAGTACTTTGGTGAGCAGCCGCGGAACAAAACGACGGCCGTTAGTGCTGCACCGGTAAACCACAAGGAATACAACGCACTGTTGATCAAGAGCATCCAGGAGCTGACCGGCGTGGGAAAGAATTAA